DNA from Aphis gossypii isolate Hap1 chromosome 3, ASM2018417v2, whole genome shotgun sequence:
tattcatttttaatttttttttcttaactcttaaccacttattatatataattcaaaagatAATCACCATCGCCCTACAATCGACATAAAAAGGTATAAGGTAATTACTTCATATAATGGTAGGTAATATGagattaattgattaaaaaaaaaaaaaaatgttattttaatattgtagaaTTGTGTAATTCTACTATAATTTCCAAAGTTTTActaagtattcaatattttaaaatgtttgaaacttGTTAGGTATCTTaagattagttttatattaacaaaaaatataaataaaattataattgacattaaaaatattattaaatattgcaatagtataattaatattatatttactatattttaatgtgtattaattattattaggttggTACTTAACTCTGAACTAATAAATGGCGGAAATACCTGAAACTATTGATGTGGAAAGTATCATAGGTAagcaaattattatgaaaatgttttttaaatttacttttaacagtttttattttacatgtgCAATATAGGTAGCTTTAATAAGATTTCTATCGAAGGATCGCCCATTTCATACATCACACGAAAAATTAATGGagaagaattaaaatttgtgtCCGTGTTGATGGCAGAAACTCTTTTACTTGGGCGCTATTTACGCTATTTTAATCCagatatattttgtcattgtATATCTGTGAAAGGTTACTATATTACCGATGCTGAAGCAAAAGTATTAAACTATATCAATGTACAGTGTTCAAGTACCATGAATGGAAACCATGAATTCATTGCTGGAAAAGATTGTATTGTGCGTTTAGAAGATGTTCAAGagtttcatacatttttaaacgtatGTTACAATAAGATGGAGTCGAATATTAATGACCaagaaatacaatttgaaaagCAATTTGGTTATATAAGATTCGAATCATATGTTATTCCATACTTTACTAAAGAGGGCGAAAAATATCTtccacttttattttttgaaaaaacaacaGATGACCTATTGTTAGGAGCTATGGAACTTAAAAATTGGGATTTGGCATATCTTAAGTTTTGTTGCCATATTATGGGAGTTTatgatgatttatataattttgatttttgtactGTAGTCAGATTCAATAATTTGAAGAACTATTTTCCACctgatacaatttttgaagaattttggccgaaaaatttgttttttgattcaagtataatcaattattctgAACATCTACATGAACCAAATTTCTGGATTACAGAATACTTGGtaagtgttatatattttgacttagtttattaaattaattttgtataagttaTGTTAATTATGCTAAAGAAATGGGATAAATAGTGTTAGTTTTTATGTGTAAatttttgcttttattttatttattttaatcatacttAAAGAAGTGGTGGTATTGATTGGAAGAAAAtttggaataatttatttttaagtttttattttgttacctaGTAATTGTTACAACAAtcattaacttaatatatcatattctaatatactaataaagtactaaaatataaaatgatcatagtcctggttttatttttttttaatatagccaCTCATgctaatataacaatttactaaGCTAAAATACTTAAGTAGGACTTAATGGTATGTAGCTATTTTATTTgggtgaatatatatatataagttagtcgtttttcaaatgtgtttttatttcattattaggGTTCTTCAATTATGTCACAAGAAAGTTTACCTGCCAATAATGCGAATCAAGTTCAAATAAACCATTCAGAACCTAACTCGTTGATCAAACATAGCCATTCAAAGCAGTGATATGAATAGCAGAAGACCGGATCAATTGACTGGTTGATGAgtacacacattttaatactaatataaacattatatacactggtttttatttattgtatttttaattattttaaatagtacttaatcaataaaagaccatttaaaatatttcttatatgaTATTTGTGTATCATGTTACAATGATCAGTTCAAAGATCAAGGTACCTTTACTTCAGTAGtacaatagtttaaataagatTGTATTTAATGGCCATTTTAGGTAATACCAAGTTGGTATAAATTAAGTGGAGTTTGTTTACCTATTCTAGCTTTTGTATAATCAAAGTATTGAATGCAttcttttagtaaaatttgtttatgaattaaatttaggtaagcaaaacatttatttttaaatgttaactacatttttaaagtataatttcaatgaaaaagaACACTGACAAGTAATTACAAATGTGATCTTTAAACATTTAggtgattttaatatacaatcaaAAATCCAGTAAGAtctgaatcattttttttcaacttgaacttcttaattatttaaattgtttgatcTTCATTGTTCATCATGTTTCAgactatgaaaaataaaaataaaaatcacttaaataaaatttgaaactgGAAATACTGTATTGCAAGGGTcaccaattaatattttccgtGGGCCACATTAAGAATAATTTGGAAAATTCTCGCGGCccataaaaatttgaagtacataatatttattataatatgctaattaGATTaggtaacatattaaattataagatttttctCTCCTTGTCTGCAATCAAGTTAAAATTCATCTGCTAGCCGCCATTTGGTGACCCCTGCTGTATTGTTAATTtccatgtaaataatatgtgtaacttaatggcataattttaaat
Protein-coding regions in this window:
- the LOC114122989 gene encoding uncharacterized protein LOC114122989 — translated: MAEIPETIDVESIIGSFNKISIEGSPISYITRKINGEELKFVSVLMAETLLLGRYLRYFNPDIFCHCISVKGYYITDAEAKVLNYINVQCSSTMNGNHEFIAGKDCIVRLEDVQEFHTFLNVCYNKMESNINDQEIQFEKQFGYIRFESYVIPYFTKEGEKYLPLLFFEKTTDDLLLGAMELKNWDLAYLKFCCHIMGVYDDLYNFDFCTVVRFNNLKNYFPPDTIFEEFWPKNLFFDSSIINYSEHLHEPNFWITEYLGSSIMSQESLPANNANQVQINHSEPNSLIKHSHSKQ